Proteins from a genomic interval of Clostridium sp. AN503:
- a CDS encoding VOC family protein: protein MISPCINFQGNANEAISFYETVFNGTGKQVMKYSDLPPDSNHPVSHGMEDWILHGRLTIFGTLFCFSDSQEPAQPGTMFSFSVWCKTPEEAADIYHRLADSGEILMKLAPQHFARAYAWVRDRFGISWQLICE, encoded by the coding sequence ATGATATCACCCTGTATCAATTTCCAAGGAAATGCAAATGAAGCAATCTCATTTTATGAAACTGTTTTTAACGGCACCGGCAAACAGGTCATGAAGTACTCAGACCTGCCGCCAGACTCCAATCATCCAGTCTCTCACGGTATGGAGGACTGGATACTCCACGGCCGGCTGACCATCTTCGGGACCCTGTTCTGCTTCAGCGACTCCCAGGAACCCGCGCAGCCGGGGACCATGTTTTCCTTCTCTGTCTGGTGCAAAACGCCGGAGGAGGCAGCCGATATCTATCACAGACTGGCGGACAGCGGGGAAATCCTGATGAAACTGGCGCCGCAGCACTTTGCCAGGGCATACGCCTGGGTCAGGGACAGGTTCGGCATAAGCTGGCAGTTAATCTGTGAGTAG
- a CDS encoding histidinol-phosphatase, with protein MKLRADFHTHTTWCDGKSSPREMVESAFHKGLTDYGISGHADYSFCDPGFGMSDDILEQYKQELLALREEYAGKMNIYIGIELDCLGPVQKAEYAIGSVHCVEKGGEYISVDDTAEKLEDGVMRLWDGDWYAFARDYFELEATVYDRTGCDFIGHFDLLTKFNEGFRYFDETRDDYLEPALAAMRRLNDACLPFEINTGAISRGYRSEPYPNRILLRELHSMGGRIMINSDSHHADTIGFHFDQALRIAGACGFRRLTILKPGGGFRELEL; from the coding sequence ATGAAGCTGAGAGCAGATTTTCATACCCACACAACCTGGTGTGACGGAAAGAGCAGCCCGAGGGAGATGGTAGAGTCTGCTTTTCATAAAGGATTAACGGATTATGGGATTTCCGGGCATGCGGATTATTCCTTCTGTGATCCGGGATTTGGCATGTCCGATGATATTCTGGAACAATATAAGCAGGAGCTTTTGGCTCTCAGGGAAGAGTATGCCGGGAAGATGAATATTTATATAGGCATCGAACTGGACTGCTTAGGGCCGGTGCAGAAGGCGGAATATGCGATCGGTTCAGTCCATTGTGTAGAAAAGGGCGGGGAGTACATATCTGTTGACGACACGGCAGAAAAGCTGGAGGATGGGGTTATGCGCCTCTGGGACGGTGACTGGTATGCGTTCGCCAGAGATTATTTTGAGCTGGAAGCCACAGTATATGACAGGACCGGATGCGATTTTATCGGGCATTTTGATCTGCTGACCAAATTTAATGAAGGTTTCCGGTATTTTGACGAGACGAGGGACGATTACCTGGAGCCGGCTCTTGCTGCGATGCGGAGATTAAACGACGCCTGCCTGCCGTTTGAGATCAACACAGGCGCCATATCCCGGGGGTACCGCTCGGAGCCGTATCCTAACAGGATATTGCTGAGAGAGCTGCACAGCATGGGCGGAAGGATCATGATCAATTCGGACAGCCACCATGCGGATACCATTGGTTTTCACTTTGACCAGGCACTGCGTATTGCCGGAGCATGCGGTTTTCGCAGGCTGACTATATTAAAACCCGGCGGTGGTTTCCGGGAGCTTGAGCTGTAA
- a CDS encoding DUF1700 domain-containing protein: MDKKTFIKELERSLSVLQEDELRDIVGEYEQHIDMKVQSGLTEEEAIADFGSLSQLSAEILEAYHVRADYAAEKEKGKRFSFAEGEKASKEILEQTGELCAKTGRQTVRGLKRVGVWLWGVLLFWKAQISRPIAWMKQKLEAYRDQREESAQMQACEWEQTEEEKMMTEEEQTADMKRLRQQEADAGRAGQPQNRIYAAGTRSRRKSGRNMAKSVVSGMLGVAEGAFRFCWKAAGWCIRAAWNLCWAGFSIFCGVMGLFCLFGLGMIAVLLTQGYPLAGVVIGCLGLNLCLFAAAGFGMTLIWRNKKESPRTADISGNQQKTEQEADQAVDQTVEVLGLEGEEHA; encoded by the coding sequence ATGGATAAGAAAACATTTATAAAGGAACTGGAACGGTCATTATCCGTACTCCAGGAGGATGAGTTAAGAGATATTGTGGGGGAATATGAGCAGCATATCGATATGAAGGTCCAGAGCGGGCTGACCGAAGAGGAAGCGATCGCAGATTTTGGCAGCCTGAGCCAGCTGTCTGCTGAGATCCTGGAAGCGTATCATGTGCGCGCGGATTATGCGGCGGAAAAGGAGAAGGGCAAACGTTTTTCTTTCGCTGAAGGAGAGAAAGCCAGCAAAGAGATCCTGGAGCAGACAGGGGAGTTGTGCGCGAAGACCGGGCGGCAGACAGTCAGGGGACTAAAGCGGGTTGGAGTATGGCTGTGGGGAGTGCTGCTGTTCTGGAAAGCACAGATATCCCGTCCGATCGCCTGGATGAAGCAGAAGCTGGAGGCATACAGAGACCAGAGGGAAGAAAGCGCGCAGATGCAGGCGTGTGAATGGGAACAGACGGAAGAGGAGAAGATGATGACAGAAGAAGAGCAGACGGCGGATATGAAGCGGTTGCGGCAGCAGGAAGCAGACGCCGGACGTGCCGGGCAGCCCCAGAACAGGATCTATGCCGCAGGGACCAGATCAAGACGAAAAAGCGGCAGGAACATGGCAAAGTCTGTAGTATCCGGGATGCTGGGAGTGGCTGAAGGCGCTTTTCGGTTCTGCTGGAAAGCGGCAGGCTGGTGCATCCGCGCTGCGTGGAATCTCTGCTGGGCAGGGTTCTCCATTTTCTGCGGAGTGATGGGACTGTTCTGCCTGTTTGGACTGGGGATGATTGCGGTATTGCTGACTCAGGGATATCCGCTGGCAGGTGTGGTGATAGGATGCCTGGGACTGAACCTCTGCCTGTTTGCGGCGGCTGGATTTGGTATGACTCTTATATGGAGGAACAAAAAAGAATCCCCGCGCACGGCAGATATTTCCGGGAACCAGCAAAAGACAGAGCAGGAGGCGGATCAGGCAGTGGATCAGACAGTGGAAGTTTTGGGATTGGAGGGAGAAGAACATGCGTAG
- a CDS encoding PadR family transcriptional regulator, which produces MNAQFKKGVLELIVLESVRQKDMYGYELVEEVSKVVDVNEGTIYPLLKRLTNEHYFETYLRESTEGPPRKYYHLTAAGVLYRDSLEVEWNQLTEKVARFLKECRNG; this is translated from the coding sequence ATGAATGCACAATTTAAGAAAGGGGTCCTGGAGTTGATCGTTCTGGAGTCTGTCCGGCAGAAGGACATGTACGGGTATGAGCTGGTCGAAGAAGTGTCCAAGGTTGTGGACGTGAATGAGGGCACGATCTATCCGCTGCTCAAGCGTCTGACGAATGAGCATTACTTTGAGACGTATCTGAGGGAGTCTACAGAGGGACCTCCGAGGAAGTATTATCATCTGACGGCGGCCGGGGTACTGTACCGGGACAGCCTGGAAGTAGAGTGGAACCAGTTGACAGAAAAGGTGGCGAGATTTTTAAAGGAGTGCCGGAATGGATAA